The Coccidioides posadasii str. Silveira chromosome 2, complete sequence genomic interval CTTCATCCCCGCATTTCGCTTTTTAATAGCGCCTGCATCATGGTGATACGTTGGCCACTTCGATGTATACTACCCCAAACACCATCGACTACGCCAGGCGCACGGCCCAGGCATTGGCCCGCAGGATGAATATGCCTGTCTACGTGGGGTGTAGTATCGAGCTTTCTGGCCAGGTGGCGGAGGAGGAGACCGCAGGCCTGGCGCAAATTATTAACACGATCCTTGCCAAGTGGGAAGAAGTCAAAGGGAAGAAAGAAGCGCAATCCTGATTCTAGATTTGTCTTGGATTTTCACTTTATCCGCATGCATCAGACGGGTACTTTCAGGGGAGCGGGGTTTTGAAGTGCATACAAGGGTGTTATGGAGTTCTCTCGCTTTAGTTACTTTGGTTTGGGAGGTTCCTTTACTCGTTAGTCCCGCTTATTGTCTGGAACTGATAGTGGTCTTGATGGATCAATTTGGGTTCTATAAGCCATGATGCTACTGGCTTATCATAGCGAAGGGGGCCCTACACGTTCGGTGGCATGATACCTGTCAATGTTTCAACCTCTCAGCGCCGACATCACATGGGATCTGGAGCCGCATGCGGATCTCGCTGAGTAAATGGAGGCGTTTGCCGGTTCCCCTCTCTCTGCGGAGACAAACGCAAACTTGACTGGCCCAAAAGAAGGCACACTAACCCGAggtatatacatacatgtGGAGACTCCACTTCTCTATCTCGGACGAATATTGCTCAAATAAGGAGGTCTACTGTGACGCCAGACACCATATTCGCTGACAATTCTTCTCGTGTCTCAATTCGAACCAACTTCGTGTTAAGGTACAAGATACGAAATGTTTGGAATAAGAAGTCGAGAGAAAGGGGGAAAGGGGGTTGCAGTGATCCCGGTCGTGATATAGCCCTGGCgctctctttttgttttccgTCTGAAACCCGACCGCATTCAGGCACATATATGCAAAAAACACAGTAAGGAAGCCCGCATCTGCGGGAAGATGGAAGCTCTGTGCGCCGAAGCGAGGAACCGAATAGGTGGGCGGGTTAAGTGGGCCTGTGAGGAGAAGCCGCAATCTCACGTTCTTCCAATCATGACATCGATGAGCTGTTGCGGTTCAGGGTCTTCCGAATAAAAGCTTCTTCATTCCTCAAAAATATGGGATCCAGGTCGCCGGAACATGGACGGTGAACTCCGCCCAGACGGGTTTCCCAATGCCCCgcaacaagaaaaagaaaaacaaaaaagagaagggTTATGTTggacaacaaaaaaaatatgtTGGGAGGCGACTGGCTATGGATCCCTCCACTCTCCGTATTGCGGCACATTACCGCTGCCCGCTTCTCGCTGGGAGCGTCCCCACACGTCCTCTGCAACACGGAAGTTCATGAGTTATTTCATACCCACTGAGGGTGCACACATTTGATTTATGATTATTTATATCTCCAAGGGTGAGGATCACAGTTGCTTGGCCGTCCAATGGCCGTTGAGACGGCTCACAACGCAAGAATGTGGGTCATCGTAACCATGTGCACGGGCCCCTGGGAGCGAGAAGAGTGCTTGGCCGATTTACCGGGGGTTTGATTGGGTGTCGGTTATCGCCAAACGGGCGAACCGGAATTGTAGGGCTCGAGATGTGAAGTCGTGCCACGATAACCATGTGCTGATCTCATTTAGGGTTATGTGAGACCGAAATGCGTGTGTTCCGTCTCGGCAGGGAGACTAATACACAGTCGTACGTAAGACGTCCCATGGCTTGGTGTTCAGGAATGGCAATCGATCGTCCGGCTTCTCTGCGACtgaataaaaataataatcTATCAAATGAAGTGGTTTGCCGGAAGATACATGGGAGAAAGTCATGCATTCCTCCTTGCTGACTGTGTAACTTGCCTGGGTTTTCAGCATTTTGTTCTGGACTCTGGCGCATGGTTCTAGCTTTTCGGATTGCCCAACCGAAAGGATTCCGTCCCAGGATGCGGAGCAAGAAGCgttaataatatattatCGCTTCTTCACTCCAGCGATATTATGGCATCCGGAGTAACTCTACCCCTGTTCTGCCCAGCCTGTCGCCGCGGAATGCTTCGCAAACCGCTTCCCGTCTGAAGACGAAGTCACCAATTGCAAGGGGGTTTGGGGGAGACATAGAGTCTCGAATATGTCATCTGTTAATTTGCCGGGATGTCGAGATCCGCGAATCAATTATTACagggctttttttttgggccaGTTATCACTCTCTCTCGGGAACCACTAAAGGAGTGCAAAACTGGCAACGAAGGCGCTGAGGGGCAAATGAAGACTAATTAATCAAAAGGAAGGGAAAAGGTGGTGCGGTTGCTCCGCGGATCGCTGTTGCCGGCACATCGTCGTCCTGAGATGAGTTCGAGCTACTCTGAGTGGCTGGGACAGTTGGCCAGCCGATCACCATAAGTAAAAAGTGGCACGAGTGCTGCGGATGCTGCCATGTACACAAGTAACTTGAACGAAGCCATCCGTTGGCCACACGAAACGCCCCAGGCGGCCGGAAAGCCTGAGCTGATGCGTTAGCTCATGCAGCGTCACTCATTATTAATTCCCGAAGCAAGCAAGTTGAAGATGCACATCTCCATCAGCTCAACGCACAGAGCTCTCAAGTTACGTTCCCGGAGCGCCCGGAGGATGTGGTCGCATCCCTCGATGGAGCACAAGGCGGAGAGTTGGCGATGGCCCATGTGGAGGAGCTATCCCAGATGCGGGGTACGGAAGCGCCATTCCGTTCCCAATGGAGGCGACCGAAGCGCCTCGATTAAGCGTggtttgaaaaaaaaaaaaaaaaaaatctcagATCAACGTGAGGTGAGCTTTGCTGAGACGCTAGACCAGCGAGCGAGTGGGAAAGATGAAGCAGACGAAGGTGTTCGTTCGCTCAGTTCTGGCTCGAGTGAACGCCATGTGACAGGAAATAGCAGAAGACGACTCTGGCGCGCCGACGCTGCTCGAAGGCAGTGTGTGGCCTTGCGTTGCTGTGTATGACGCATGAGTCCAAGGCGAGTTAACCAACCGACTGGCGAGGCTTCTCAAAGATTGCTCGTGCCGGTTCACATCCTTATCTGCTGTGAGACCTTTCCTGGACCTGGGCGCTCTCCGTCCCGGCATCGCTCAGTCGGGCAGCCCTGTTATAACTCACTGCCTGCAGACCAGCGACCATCCCATTTCACCTGCACCTGCAGTGATAGTCCATGTATCACAAGCTCAGCCACATGGAGTCGAAACCATGCCATTGTCCCGTGTCGGTGGATCACAAAGCGTGGCATCCGGCTTTCAATATGCTTATTCTGAACATAAGACCGCAAAGCCCAGGCTCGAATTTTAGTTCTTCCAATCATGGAGATCCCGCGGCCAAATCTTAAATTCTCAGACTTTTCCGGGCCAGCGACGATCGGGGGGGCCCTTCTCAGGCGGTAAACATGGTCTGGCAAACTTTCGAGGTGAAACAGACTGTCTGTGTTTCTCCATAACACATACGTACATCTGTATCCGGTCGTCCCCATGCATGCATGCCCATCCATACTAGGACGCGCATGCAACCCAGTCTACGGGTCAGCTAACTACCATGTACGGGGTCCTGACGGTCCATTCGTTCAAAGCACCTTGTTCTCACAAGGGAAATTGGTTTGGTAACTGAGCTTGAACATGAACAGAGTCGAGAATAGTGAGATGTTACGGCAGCGGAGCAGGTTGTTTTCACTGGGGAGGTGAAAATCCTTCTAAGCTTCTTGCTTGATCATAGAATACGAGGGACATCATGGCATCTGGGTTCCCAGTCAAAAGACCCTGAAGAAAATATTCACGAAATCAGCTCATATCGCAGCATGTACGGAGCCTACCTCGAATTATCGAGAAATTGGTCAGCAGAAATAGCAGAAATATCAAAGGCCATCGGCCCTCGAGCCGTGAGATTATGGATGATACGCTCGTGGAGAAGCCTCGTCCCGGTGTCTGAGCAACCGACTGGAACCTTGCATCCGGCTCAACCCCAGGCTGGCTATATTCGGAACATTTGCGTGTTGCACGCGTTTGGGCCCTTCTTCCGCCTTCGCTATTTTCTAGCTGCAGAAGCCTGATCGTCGCCTATCGACCCCAAGAAAGCAAACAGCGTCATCTTATTGGGCCCACACAATCCGTGGAATCCTGCCGTTACAACCTGTCAAAATTTAGCGAAACCTCGGCAACCAGGTTAATCCTGAAACTCTCCTCGAAGTTTGATTATGATTTCGGTAGGATGCGCCGGCTCCAGAGCTGTGCGCAAGTCCTGCGGGAATCCACCCGATAAGACGACCAAGGGCTCCCGCGAATTTACTTTCGGTTCGATCTGACTAAACTCTCTAATCCCTGAGAATCGCGAAGCCTCCGCGAACTAAAATTGAGCCTTCTATTATTACTGTAACTCCGGAGTACATATGTAACCGAAACAGCCTTCGTAGAGTTACGTTTGcaatttattttctttcaaCCTGCTCTACCCTCGCCGCTCCTTGTAGGGCAAAGGCCAACCCTTCCCTCGGTCTCATGGGCACATGGTTTCAGTTCCGGCGAATATTCAGCCAAAAATCTGTGCCGTTCCGATGATTAAGTCGCGTCGCGACGAGATTTAGGACCATTTCTCTTGTGAGCAGCGCGAAGGGAGGGAAATAACTGGACAAAATGCACGGCTCATACCTCCCATCGCAGCCGACTCAGGCAAAGCAGCCAATCCTATACAGCTCGCCCTCCTTGACTTCCGACGGTCAACCGGGTGCTGCAGCCCGTGAATCTTCGCTTAAGCACAGCCCTCTCTCCCCAGATCGGCCTGGTAATGGACTCAAGATCTCCCACCTTCTTTATAATTCTGCGTCCCCGGGGACTCCTCCAGCGCTCAGCTCATCCTATCCGAACGCACAACCGTATTCCCGGCCTTCCAGCGGACCTGGCCAACCGCCTCCGCCTCCATTGCTAATTGGTGCACGTCACCCACAAGATCCAGTCGTGGAAGCCACAAATATATCCGTTGGCCATGTGGTTCCCGCGGCCCAACAGCCTCACAAACGAGCATATAGACAGCGAAGGAAAGACCCCAGCTGCGATGCGTGTCGCGAGCGAAAAGTCAAGGTATGGAATAGTGAAGCTGAGCAGATCACCGGCTTTGTTTAACGAAGGTTATATCTGCGCCATGCATAGTGCGACGCCTCCGAATCCTCAAGCTGTACGGAATGCTCGAACCGCAACGTGAGGTGTCTGTTCACCAAGGAAACCAATAGGCGCATGTCTTCTATAAAGTTAGTCTTCTAGACCTCCGCCCTCCATTCAAAAGTGGGTTAACGTATCTGAAGACAGGTCCAGGACCTTGAACGGCAGCTAGCGCAGGCAAAGCAGCAATTACATCAACTTCGCATGGGATTGCCAAAGCCTGATGATCATGATTACGATATGAGCGATGGAACCCCAAAAATTCCCGAGATTGGTTGTCGACCACACCGCATCAACACTCCAAGCGCGAAGTACAACTTTGCGGGTGTATGCTCGAAAATGCGACAGTACGGCCAGGGACTGATCAACTTCCCCCTCACCCCGTCATATACTCGATATCAATCTCCGTTAACGTCCGATTTCCCATCTCTACCGCCGAAGAATGTGGCCGACGTCCTCTTAAGGCACTACTTCTCCTCCATACACTCAATCTTCCCAATCCTTCACTGGCCAGCCTTGTTGGACGACTACGACAGAATATATCGCGCTGGCTCCCTTCGTGGTGTTCCACGCGGCTGGGCGTCTGTCTTTTTCGCAGTCTTGGCTTGCGGTTCTTTACATTCCCTAGATCCGGCATTAATCGTGAAAGGCAAAGAATATATTCAGACCAGCTTTAGCTTAACCGACCTGTGGCAGGACTCGTTCTCCGTAGATCCAGCCCGAGCAGCAATGCTAATCAGTCTATTCTTGTACGAAAATAATCTAAAATCGGCCAGCTGGGTTTGGTTAGGCTGCGCGGTGAGAATAGCGCAAGATCTCGGGTTGCATATCGAGTCAGGAAGCTGGGCGCCTCTCGATGCTGAGATGAGAAGGCGAATTTGGTGGTCCTTGTATGCCTGGGAAAGGTTTGGGGGTTCTATCTCATTTTAGAGCCTTACTCTGATACTGATGTGCAGCTTGATAGGACTCTTGTTTTGGAGCTGGGCCGGCCGCTCATGATCCATGACGAAGATTGTGACACCGAGTTACCATCTGCTATCGAAGAACATCTTATCTCAGAAGGAGCTCCAGCTCCGCCAGAACCCAGGACTACTCCCCTTCTTGCCACCATTCATGTTCTACGTTCTGCATCTCAACTCGCAAAAGCACTAAAGTCCCAGGTGATCTCTCCGGAGACTTTGGAGAAATTTGAGTGCCACTTTAGGATGTGTCTGGGGTCTTTCCCTCCGGAATATTCGGTTAACTCGAACCAGTACCTCGATCCACAGTCACTGCCCCCGATTATATGCCTTCAAAACACCAGACTAGTCCTCCATCGCCACAACGTATCGCCTGCTTGTTCTCCCGAAATGAGACGCACTGCCCTTGAACAATGTCTAGCTGTTGCCCATGATACCACTCGCATATTAACACGTTGCATGCGTTCTCCAGGCTCTTTGGATTCTAGTGGACCTGGGACTGGAGAGTGGCGCTATTTACTTGCGGCCGCGGCAAATACGGTTCTTTGTACGCACATATGGCGCTGTATCCTTCTCCTCCTATTCAAAGCCGAATTCTCTGCTGCATTGGTATGCATCCAAGCCAGCGCTGCGATTGGCGACGTACGAACCGTGAACAACGCGGCTGGGCGCTACATCTCATTCTTTCTGAAATGCCTGCTAGAAAAGCAGCAGCATGGGGAAATCATGCATTTGGAGCGCGATGAAGAAATCCTAGCATACGTTTCTGCTGACCTCCAAGCCCGGATCGATGGCAGTTGGGTATGGCAGAATAGCGAGAATCAATCACCGCTCACAGCTACTCCGCCGCCCACTTCTTCTCCGTCGTCGACTGCATCGCCAGTACGGGGTCGATTCGTAGACCCACCAAGAAGTGAGCCTTCGCGCAAAGATGAATGTGATCAGGACTGGGAGGGTTGGGAGTGGCTTGAACAAACGACTCAAATGCTTCTGTCGAAGCAGCAGCGGCAGCGGCAGGTTTCTGCAACGGAAACTAAAagatctttctttattgaaCCGAAGCTGGATCGTCCTGTGGAGAGCTTGAGCGGATCACAAACAAGCCACACCAGTAATTCAAAAATGACGATCGCGAGTATTATATGACCTTTCAATATTCTTTTCTCCCTATATCTCATCACGTTTAGATCGAGCGTTGATATACGAGTTTTCAGCCTACCCACACTGAGATAAAGTAATAGCGCATCCTCGAACCTCGATGGTGGACCGATAACCAAAGCCAGAACCCCTCCATTCCCCGGCATGACAGAGAATGCAACCCGAGGCAAGGCTTACTTTTAACCGTGCCAATAAGAGGCACGTGGCGCTGTGACGATATAAACCGTGACCCATCTAACCTCTGAGACTCGGCAAAATATGTACGGCACATATGCATGCGTTCCCAAGTTTGCAGATGAGCAAGGTCCGGACGGCAAATGGTGCACCGGACGGGGATGGAATATCTGGAACAACTACTCCGTGGATATCCAATTCGGGATACGCATCGCAGCCACATTTAATCCCATAATGATCTATTTTTTAAACCATTCTGATACCCTCTCAATGCAGTATGCATAATTACCTATTTATCTATACGACGAAGTGAGATCCTTCATGGACTTAGCTTTGGAAACATGCAATAATAGAAAGAATTGCAACGGAACATTAATTCCCTATATTGAAATCACATCCTTCTGCTGCGTGGCTCAGCACTCTCGTCTGCTCGAGTGTAAACGTTCGTATACAATAACCCTGAGCCATAATACCTATATATAGGACCTACAATACCTAAATAAAGTAAAAATGAACTAAACCAGATACCAGAATTAGAGAACCTAGAAAATCATGACGCCAGTGAGAAATACATTATGGTATTCCAGACCTCATTGACCGTGAAGAGCCTTCATCCAAGCTCGATCGTCCTATGCTATAAAACGGACACATAAATGGGCCAGGTCGGGTGCATGGTATACATGATGGCACAACCGGCCAGGACATTAAATTCAAGCGACAACAAAGTGTGTATGCCAGGGCCCTTCTATGTGGGTAGggtaaaataaaaagggtGCACCAAAAACCTCCAAAAGCATCATCTCACATAAAAAGAGCATACGAGCAGTTTTCAAACTGCACTATAGCCACCTCTTGATCCGGGACCTTGGAGGGTATTTATTACCCTTCTACCCCAATCCTTCATAAGGTAAGGGATATCGCGGATGGTGTCACCATGGGGCAGCAGGTCCCAGCCTCGCGCGCCGTAGCGATTGTAATTGAGCCAAGAGCCAAAAATGAGATATGCAGCAACGCAGAGGAAAAGACTGGATTGGGTTATTCGACATCAGCATAATACCCAGTAAAACACAGCATATCCTCAAGAAAAGTTAACTTACAGGATGATAAGCCAGGTGAAAAATCCCCAATGGTTTGACTTCTCGCCATCTTCTCCTTCTGAAAAGCCTTCACAGGCATATTTTGTTCGCCAATTTAATCTCAATACATCGATCTTGTCAACTTCTCCATAACTCTTAAACTGAAGGCTTTTCTGTTTTTCAAGGTTGCCCTTGTCGTCGCCTTCGGAAACCTCCTGGCCTGTACCGTCGGGCTTTTCATCTACTAGCTTGCGTCTTTGTTGCTTATCTTCGTCATCTAGACCGCTGCGCTCTTTATCGCAGATCAATTCTATCACGGCTTGTTGATCGCGCTTTAGGTATTTACCGCCATGCAGTTCGATCCGAAGACCTTCTTGTTGGGAGTCGCTGGTCTTCAAACGGGTTATTTTGGGATCGAGTGATCGGCCAGAACTGTGGGCGTAGTTCCCTGCTATGGGGATGGTCCCCGATATGATCTCATCGCCTTCTTTGGGCTTTGTTCGCTCGATACCGCACACTACATAGTAAAAGAAGTGGGTATTGTTAGTCAGTCTACCTGGTAGAGTTATGAAGGAGGGCGAACTGCACCATATGTTCCGCTCGGGCATTGGCTACTCTTGGGCAGAGGCTTGCATAGGTCTAAGGTGTATGTGGTGTTGATAACAGAGGG includes:
- a CDS encoding uncharacterized protein (SECRETED:SignalP(1-22)~EggNog:ENOG410PKXN~COG:S~TransMembrane:1 (n7-19c24/25o240-262i)~BUSCO:11455at33183); translation: MKAPLELPIVSLLALFPVLPLAQLDCTKIVVDGKTWDVSKLGGPHSVYNVVDHPPSVINTTYTLDLCKPLPKSSQCPSGTYVCGIERTKPKEGDEIISGTIPIAGNYAHSSGRSLDPKITRLKTSDSQQEGLRIELHGGKYLKRDQQAVIELICDKERSGLDDEDKQQRRKLVDEKPDGTGQEVSEGDDKGNLEKQKSLQFKSYGEVDKIDVLRLNWRTKYACEGFSEGEDGEKSNHWGFFTWLIILLFLCVAAYLIFGSWLNYNRYGARGWDLLPHGDTIRDIPYLMKDWGRRVINTLQGPGSRGGYSAV
- a CDS encoding uncharacterized protein (EggNog:ENOG410PJXA~COG:K~BUSCO:2907at33183), coding for MHGSYLPSQPTQAKQPILYSSPSLTSDGQPGAAARESSLKHSPLSPDRPGNGLKISHLLYNSASPGTPPALSSSYPNAQPYSRPSSGPGQPPPPPLLIGARHPQDPVVEATNISVGHVVPAAQQPHKRAYRQRRKDPSCDACRERKVKCDASESSSCTECSNRNVRCLFTKETNRRMSSIKQVQDLERQLAQAKQQLHQLRMGLPKPDDHDYDMSDGTPKIPEIGCRPHRINTPSAKYNFAGVCSKMRQYGQGLINFPLTPSYTRYQSPLTSDFPSLPPKNVADVLLRHYFSSIHSIFPILHWPALLDDYDRIYRAGSLRGVPRGWASVFFAVLACGSLHSLDPALIVKGKEYIQTSFSLTDLWQDSFSVDPARAAMLISLFLYENNLKSASWVWLGCAVRIAQDLGLHIESGSWAPLDAEMRRRIWWSLYAWERTLVLELGRPLMIHDEDCDTELPSAIEEHLISEGAPAPPEPRTTPLLATIHVLRSASQLAKALKSQVISPETLEKFECHFRMCLGSFPPEYSVNSNQYLDPQSLPPIICLQNTRLVLHRHNVSPACSPEMRRTALEQCLAVAHDTTRILTRCMRSPGSLDSSGPGTGEWRYLLAAAANTVLCTHIWRCILLLLFKAEFSAALVCIQASAAIGDVRTVNNAAGRYISFFLKCLLEKQQHGEIMHLERDEEILAYVSADLQARIDGSWVWQNSENQSPLTATPPPTSSPSSTASPVRGRFVDPPRSEPSRKDECDQDWEGWEWLEQTTQMLLSKQQRQRQVSATETKRSFFIEPKLDRPVESLSGSQTSHTSNSKMTIASII
- a CDS encoding uncharacterized protein (EggNog:ENOG410PQM8), whose amino-acid sequence is MTQDAKSPSVSPIEVSFPLRRALYTTLHIHLTFLATTTMVFLTTTSTGESKGVTRPMGSFVYAMPNRLHHGDTLATSMYTTPNTIDYARRTAQALARRMNMPVYVGCSIELSGQVAEEETAGLAQIINTILAKWEEVKGKKEAQS